One window of the Archangium primigenium genome contains the following:
- a CDS encoding DUF4126 family protein encodes MKRSDVVTAAGMGAMAGMRVLSAPAFMSQQMAEDGVPPKASPVEEILASSTVARALPLLAFGEFILDKLPGMPPRLGTPGLLVRGISGALVGMALARHKKVPVVGLAVVGAAASLVSSFVLYSARRLATERMHVPNVIAGFLEDALVTSVGMRLATKLG; translated from the coding sequence ATGAAGCGCAGCGACGTGGTGACGGCCGCGGGAATGGGAGCGATGGCGGGGATGCGGGTGCTGAGCGCTCCGGCGTTCATGAGCCAGCAGATGGCCGAGGACGGCGTCCCGCCCAAGGCGAGCCCGGTGGAGGAGATCCTGGCCTCGTCCACGGTGGCGCGCGCCCTGCCGCTGCTCGCGTTCGGCGAGTTCATCCTCGACAAGCTGCCGGGCATGCCGCCCCGACTCGGCACGCCGGGCCTGCTGGTGCGCGGCATCTCCGGTGCGCTGGTGGGCATGGCCCTGGCGCGGCACAAGAAGGTCCCGGTGGTGGGCCTGGCCGTGGTGGGCGCGGCGGCGTCGCTGGTGTCCTCGTTCGTTCTCTATTCGGCGCGTCGGCTCGCCACCGAGCGGATGCACGTGCCCAACGTCATCGCGGGCTTCCTCGAGGACGCGCTGGTGACCTCGGTCGGCATGCGCCTGGCGACGAAGCTGGGCTGA
- a CDS encoding MBL fold metallo-hydrolase, with translation MTSPRAALPWLVLALSTSGCLFSAPTWKGTPSDHFDGERFVNREPRPRTMSALEWVATRKPGAWKERLDALHGPPPPQRVGRGDLRVTFINHATVLLQFDGLNVLTDPIYSERCSPVSFAGPKRMRPPGIRFEDLPPIDVVVISHNHYDHMDVPTLLRLQERFPEVRVFAGLGNRAFLLGEGLRHVTDVDWWQEFPLAPEVTLVSARTQHFSNRGLGDANGTLWTGYVFRGPHGRTYFAGDTAAGGQFTEAREKLGPMRLAVLPIGAYKPEGIMSPVHVSPREAVQASVDLGARYSVPMHYGTFRLADDGETEPLWDLAGALVERGAQAPEWWVLAFGEGRDVPPMAREE, from the coding sequence ATGACCTCGCCGCGCGCCGCCTTGCCCTGGCTCGTGCTCGCCCTGAGCACGAGCGGCTGTCTCTTCTCCGCCCCCACCTGGAAGGGCACCCCAAGCGACCACTTCGACGGCGAGCGCTTCGTCAACCGCGAGCCCCGCCCCCGGACGATGAGCGCCCTGGAGTGGGTGGCCACACGCAAGCCCGGCGCGTGGAAGGAGCGGCTGGACGCGCTCCACGGCCCGCCGCCCCCCCAGCGCGTGGGCCGGGGCGACCTGCGCGTGACGTTCATCAACCACGCCACGGTGCTCCTGCAGTTCGACGGGCTCAACGTCCTCACGGACCCCATCTACAGCGAGCGCTGCAGCCCGGTGTCCTTCGCGGGCCCCAAGCGCATGCGCCCCCCGGGCATCCGCTTCGAGGATCTGCCCCCCATCGACGTGGTGGTCATCAGCCACAACCACTACGACCACATGGACGTGCCCACGCTGCTGCGGCTCCAGGAGCGCTTCCCCGAGGTGCGCGTCTTCGCGGGCCTGGGCAACCGCGCGTTCCTCCTGGGCGAGGGCCTGCGCCACGTCACCGACGTGGACTGGTGGCAGGAGTTCCCCCTCGCGCCGGAGGTGACGCTGGTGAGCGCGCGCACCCAGCACTTCTCCAACCGGGGGCTCGGGGACGCCAACGGCACGCTGTGGACGGGCTACGTCTTCCGGGGGCCACACGGGCGCACCTACTTCGCGGGAGACACGGCCGCGGGCGGCCAGTTCACCGAGGCCCGGGAGAAGCTGGGCCCCATGCGGCTCGCGGTGCTGCCCATCGGCGCCTACAAGCCCGAGGGCATCATGTCCCCGGTGCACGTGTCCCCCCGCGAGGCGGTGCAGGCCAGCGTGGACCTGGGCGCCCGCTACAGCGTGCCCATGCACTACGGGACGTTCCGGCTCGCGGACGATGGTGAGACGGAGCCCTTGTGGGACCTGGCCGGCGCGCTCGTCGAGCGGGGCGCCCAGGCCCCCGAGTGGTGGGTGCTGGCGTTCGGCGAGGGCCGGGACGTGCCCCCCATGGCGCGGGAGGAATAA
- a CDS encoding SDR family oxidoreductase has translation MARVALITGTSSGIGLDTAVHLAQAGFHTVATLRDPARARALQERARAAGVSLDIQPLDVASDASVSACVRGVLERHGRIDVLVNNAGAGFLGTLEQTSLEALRSVMEVNFFGVWRMTQAVFPVMREAKSGRIITVTSVGGLVGQPFNDAYCAAKFACEGFLESLAPVARTLGIHLSNIEPGPVNTEFVTHVKAKISGQPSPGDAHYQPLLERYMAGSAAVYQHAQTGEDIARIIVEAATVPEPHFRYATSDLVRQVAGRKYTDLTGDALVNMMGARLK, from the coding sequence ATGGCGCGCGTCGCACTCATCACGGGAACCTCTTCCGGCATTGGCCTCGACACGGCCGTCCACCTGGCCCAGGCCGGCTTCCACACCGTCGCCACCCTGCGCGACCCCGCCCGGGCCAGGGCCCTCCAGGAGCGCGCCCGGGCCGCCGGGGTCTCCCTGGACATCCAGCCCCTGGACGTGGCGAGCGACGCGTCCGTGAGCGCCTGCGTGCGCGGGGTGCTCGAGCGCCACGGGCGCATCGACGTGCTCGTCAACAACGCGGGCGCGGGCTTCCTCGGCACGCTGGAGCAGACGTCGCTGGAGGCGCTGCGCTCGGTGATGGAGGTGAACTTCTTTGGCGTGTGGCGCATGACGCAGGCCGTCTTCCCCGTCATGCGCGAGGCGAAGTCCGGCCGCATCATCACCGTGACGAGCGTGGGCGGCCTCGTGGGCCAGCCCTTCAACGACGCCTACTGCGCGGCCAAGTTCGCCTGTGAGGGTTTCCTGGAGAGCCTCGCCCCCGTGGCGCGCACGCTCGGCATCCACCTGTCCAACATCGAGCCGGGCCCGGTGAACACCGAGTTCGTCACCCACGTGAAGGCGAAGATCAGCGGCCAGCCCTCGCCCGGGGACGCGCACTACCAGCCCCTGCTGGAGCGCTACATGGCCGGCTCCGCGGCGGTCTACCAGCATGCGCAGACAGGCGAGGACATCGCGCGCATCATCGTGGAGGCGGCCACCGTCCCCGAGCCCCACTTCCGCTACGCCACGTCCGACCTGGTGCGACAGGTGGCGGGCCGCAAGTACACGGACCTGACCGGCGACGCGCTGGTGAACATGATGGGCGCCCGGCTGAAGTGA
- a CDS encoding DUF2804 domain-containing protein: MTPEREVTLLPVPASVATATGEPRFGTYQGELPEVDLQRLAGRWAPAAARDRLLKRKRWHYTLAATQEVVALFAVVDVGYSSNAFAVALDLKTRKALCDVSFLGVPGPLVEVSNKPGAGLAASFRTLGGRMSARRGLEDEHYQIHVDVSRLRTGSLQSFQWNGTMMVAGGPPALTVIAPVPEDGFVNVTQKRAGMLTSGTLEAGGKRFQLDGGVAGTDYTQGYLARHTAWRWAFMAGRLPDGTPVGLNLVEGFNESSQVNENALWLGDRLIPLGRAHFEYNREDLMGTWRLWTDDRAVDLSFQPLHVHREHHDFKVVVSQFAQPIGLFSGTLRAEGRTYALTDVPGVTEDQDMLW, encoded by the coding sequence ATGACACCGGAGCGAGAAGTCACCTTGTTGCCCGTGCCGGCCTCCGTGGCCACGGCGACGGGAGAACCGCGGTTTGGCACCTACCAGGGCGAATTGCCCGAGGTGGACCTGCAACGCCTGGCGGGCCGGTGGGCGCCGGCGGCGGCGCGGGACCGGCTGCTCAAGCGCAAGCGCTGGCATTACACCCTGGCGGCTACCCAGGAGGTGGTGGCGCTGTTCGCGGTGGTGGATGTGGGCTACTCGTCCAATGCCTTCGCGGTAGCGCTGGACTTGAAGACCCGCAAGGCGCTCTGCGACGTGAGCTTCCTGGGCGTGCCGGGGCCCCTGGTGGAGGTGAGCAACAAGCCGGGCGCGGGCCTGGCGGCCTCGTTCCGCACGCTCGGGGGCCGCATGTCCGCCCGCCGGGGGCTCGAGGACGAGCACTATCAAATCCACGTGGACGTGAGCCGGCTGCGCACGGGCAGCCTCCAGTCCTTCCAGTGGAATGGGACGATGATGGTGGCCGGGGGGCCGCCGGCGCTCACGGTGATCGCCCCGGTGCCGGAGGACGGCTTCGTCAACGTCACCCAGAAGCGCGCGGGCATGCTCACCTCGGGCACGCTGGAGGCGGGTGGCAAGCGCTTCCAGTTGGACGGGGGCGTGGCGGGCACGGACTACACCCAGGGCTACCTGGCCCGGCACACCGCGTGGCGCTGGGCCTTCATGGCCGGGCGGCTGCCGGATGGCACGCCCGTGGGGCTCAACCTGGTGGAGGGCTTCAACGAGAGCTCCCAGGTGAACGAGAACGCGCTGTGGCTGGGCGACCGGCTCATCCCCCTGGGGCGCGCGCACTTCGAGTACAACCGCGAGGATCTCATGGGGACCTGGCGGCTGTGGACGGACGACCGGGCCGTGGACCTGTCCTTCCAGCCCCTGCACGTGCACCGCGAGCACCACGACTTCAAGGTGGTGGTGAGCCAGTTCGCCCAGCCCATCGGCCTCTTCTCGGGCACCCTGCGCGCCGAGGGCCGCACGTACGCGCTGACCGACGTCCCCGGCGTCACCGAGGATCAGGACATGCTCTGGTGA
- a CDS encoding M1 family metallopeptidase — MTHVTEDKNFRLPLSVRPHRYMATLTLDMEARAFTGVQTIELALDKPTDEIILHAIALKLGEVLFRTEDGRIILPSDSREVTQSETVVVRFAEQLPAGKGALDVAWTGRFTEGLRGLYMAGKVAATQFEAADARRLFPCFDEPSFKARWALTVQVPSGLTALSNGAIEREESDGHVRKLTFKETEVLSSYLIALVVGPLVGTPEEHVEGIPVRTWALPEKAHLTRFGQDAALAALPRLQAYFGLPYAFGKVDQVGIPDFEAGAMENAGLITYREIALLLDPATAPLSVQKRVAEVVTHELAHQWFGNWVTMVWWDDLWLNEAFATWMAYKIVDDWKPEWRVWLDFDAGKAAALHLDALRSTHPIRGEVRNAHEAGESFDLITYEKGGAVLRMIEGFLGQDAFREGMRQYMRTHARANAVADDLWRALANASSQPVLELANAWIGQNGYPLVGVAVQGRKVTLTQQRYYSEPGVKSGERWPVPMVLRYADAGGVREQRVLLRESTAEVTLEGTGEVKWLCANAGSTGFYRVRYDASGLERLSANVDALEPSERISLLADQWALARSGQATLAAYLELAGRFGHEEDDAVLDELVGRLAYVENRLVEGEDQEHFRRWVEKLLGAGLKTLGWNAAPGETDRVKLRRAVLVRALGGVARSPEVIAEARPRVLRALDGDTSALEPNLLDAAVGMVARGGDRALYEKILEKMPGEPDPATQRRYLMALTAFEEPQLAEAAQQLFFTEKVKMQDVASFLSGLINNRTGRDAWWSQKQKRWKDVLARTGMAPMLLRRVVESLGALRERSQLDEVRRLLSAHPVEEAKQATGQTLERLEQDVVLRERALPEVRTWLKGQK, encoded by the coding sequence ATGACTCACGTCACAGAAGACAAGAACTTCCGGCTGCCCCTCTCCGTCCGCCCCCACCGCTACATGGCGACCCTGACGCTCGACATGGAGGCGCGCGCCTTCACGGGCGTGCAGACCATCGAGCTGGCGCTGGACAAGCCCACCGACGAAATCATCCTGCACGCCATCGCGCTCAAGCTGGGCGAGGTGCTCTTTCGCACCGAGGACGGGCGCATCATCCTGCCCAGCGACTCGCGCGAGGTGACCCAGAGCGAGACGGTGGTGGTGCGCTTCGCCGAGCAACTGCCCGCGGGCAAGGGCGCGCTGGACGTGGCGTGGACGGGCCGCTTCACCGAGGGCCTGCGCGGCCTGTACATGGCGGGCAAGGTGGCGGCCACCCAGTTCGAGGCGGCGGATGCCCGGCGGCTCTTTCCCTGCTTCGACGAGCCGTCCTTCAAGGCGCGCTGGGCGCTCACCGTGCAGGTGCCCTCGGGGCTCACCGCGCTGAGCAACGGCGCCATCGAGCGCGAGGAGTCCGACGGCCACGTGCGCAAGCTCACCTTCAAGGAGACGGAGGTGCTCAGCTCCTACCTCATCGCGCTCGTGGTGGGGCCGCTGGTGGGCACGCCCGAGGAGCACGTGGAGGGCATTCCGGTGCGCACCTGGGCGCTGCCGGAGAAGGCGCACCTCACGCGCTTCGGCCAGGACGCGGCGCTCGCCGCCCTGCCCCGGCTCCAGGCCTACTTCGGCCTGCCCTACGCCTTTGGCAAGGTGGACCAGGTGGGCATCCCGGACTTCGAGGCCGGCGCCATGGAGAACGCGGGCCTCATCACCTACCGGGAGATCGCGCTCCTCTTGGACCCGGCCACCGCGCCCCTGTCCGTGCAGAAGCGCGTGGCGGAGGTGGTGACGCACGAGCTGGCGCACCAGTGGTTCGGCAACTGGGTGACCATGGTGTGGTGGGACGACCTGTGGCTCAACGAGGCCTTCGCCACGTGGATGGCGTACAAGATCGTCGACGACTGGAAGCCCGAGTGGCGGGTGTGGCTGGACTTCGACGCGGGCAAGGCCGCGGCGCTGCACCTGGACGCGCTGCGCTCCACGCACCCCATCCGCGGGGAGGTGCGCAACGCGCACGAGGCCGGTGAGAGCTTCGACCTCATCACCTACGAGAAGGGCGGCGCGGTGCTGCGCATGATCGAGGGCTTCCTCGGCCAGGACGCCTTCCGCGAGGGCATGCGCCAGTACATGCGCACGCACGCGCGCGCCAACGCCGTGGCGGATGACCTGTGGCGCGCGCTCGCCAACGCCTCGTCGCAGCCGGTGCTGGAGCTGGCCAACGCGTGGATCGGCCAGAACGGCTACCCGCTGGTGGGCGTGGCGGTGCAGGGGCGCAAGGTGACGCTCACCCAGCAGCGCTACTACTCCGAGCCCGGGGTGAAGAGCGGCGAGCGCTGGCCGGTGCCCATGGTGCTGCGCTACGCGGACGCGGGCGGGGTGCGCGAGCAGCGGGTGCTCCTGCGCGAGAGCACGGCCGAGGTGACGCTGGAGGGCACGGGCGAGGTGAAGTGGCTGTGCGCCAACGCGGGCTCCACGGGCTTCTACCGCGTGCGCTACGACGCCTCGGGGCTCGAGCGGCTGTCGGCGAACGTGGACGCGCTGGAGCCCAGCGAGCGCATCTCCCTGCTCGCGGACCAGTGGGCGCTCGCGCGCAGCGGCCAGGCGACGCTGGCGGCCTACCTGGAGCTGGCGGGCCGCTTCGGCCACGAGGAGGACGACGCGGTGCTCGACGAGCTGGTGGGTCGGCTCGCCTACGTGGAGAACCGGCTCGTGGAGGGCGAGGACCAGGAGCACTTCCGCCGCTGGGTGGAGAAGCTGCTCGGCGCGGGCCTCAAGACGCTCGGCTGGAACGCGGCGCCCGGGGAGACGGACCGGGTGAAGCTCCGGCGCGCGGTGCTCGTGCGGGCGCTGGGCGGCGTGGCGCGCAGCCCCGAGGTCATCGCCGAGGCGCGGCCCCGCGTGCTGCGCGCGCTGGACGGCGACACGTCCGCGCTCGAGCCCAACCTGCTCGACGCGGCGGTGGGCATGGTGGCGCGCGGCGGCGACCGGGCGCTCTACGAGAAGATCTTGGAGAAGATGCCCGGCGAGCCGGACCCCGCCACCCAGCGCCGCTACCTCATGGCGCTCACCGCCTTCGAGGAGCCCCAGCTCGCCGAGGCGGCGCAGCAGCTCTTCTTCACCGAGAAGGTGAAGATGCAGGACGTGGCGAGCTTCCTGTCCGGGCTCATCAACAACCGCACGGGCCGCGACGCCTGGTGGTCCCAGAAGCAGAAGCGCTGGAAGGACGTGCTCGCGCGCACCGGCATGGCGCCCATGCTGCTGCGCCGGGTGGTGGAGTCCCTGGGCGCGCTGCGCGAGCGCTCGCAGCTCGACGAGGTGCGCCGGCTGCTCTCGGCCCACCCCGTGGAGGAGGCCAAGCAGGCCACGGGCCAGACGCTGGAGCGGCTCGAGCAGGACGTGGTGCTGCGCGAGCGCGCCCTGCCCGAGGTACGCACCTGGCTCAAGGGCCAGAAGTAG